GGGATACTACTTCTTTTTAGGAGAAGCATCGGTTAAAAAATCAAGAGTGAAGAAGCATACACACAAAACTAGACCAAATGACCTTAACCAAACAGATTACAAGAACCAGAACTAAATCTCTCACCAAAAGGTCTTTCCGTGTCTGGATTTTCTGTGCAACAACAAACAttgccttttctctttcaatGCGCTGCTTCAAGAGGTCATACTGATTCTTCCTTTGCTGGGCtaatttctggagagaaaaaaaaagaaacaggtcATTTTAAGACAGAAAGGAAGACACTGTGGTCTATAACTGCCCTAGGACCTCATCAGCATGTTTTATATTTCAATATCACAATCATATTAAAGAATGTTGCTTCAATTCCGTGGCTGGATTCCACAGAACCATTTTAACATCTTGATGCTCATACAGGAGATTTTCTAGGGAGGACCTAATtctttgttcttgttttaatctcctaaatatattttaaaaaaagagaataaactCCCCATTGAAAACCCAGTTCATCtagaaaagggggggaaagaaacagaagagagagaccAGAGACCAATTCCTGAAGTGCTCAGGAGCTGCACAGAGGCCTCTCAAAATGCAGCTTGTTTAGTCATGTTTACCTACTAAGAGCAGATGgctttcccagaaaaaaaaaccctactgcAGGTGTGATTTAAGTAATTAAATTAAGGAGAACGAATCCCAACATGCTTAATATATGACTCAGACATTTAGAGGAGAAAATTTGTCAGTCTACAACTTGTCCAACTGCTTTAGTGACAAGCCAAACTGAGAAAGCTGGCAAGAAGAAAGGGACCACAGGGTGTTTTTGTTATCTGACATCtgatataggaaaaaaaacacaggttACAAATTCAGCAATCAATTTTAAGCAATTTTTACCTTACACACACCAACTCCATCTATAGAAATGCCCAATGCATCTAAACCAATTAAGCAGTATTTCCCAGTGTTAAAGCCAAGTGTAGCTACTTCTAGGACAGAAGTGCTGTGGTATTAAAAGATCATAATCAAAGTTGATTCTGTAAGCACTTTGTCCTAAAGAATCATGAAACACCTTAAGAAAGTCAGGAAGTGAGACTACAGCTTAAATAGCTTTAAGAAGGAGGGAGACAAATCCTGAATCTCAAGCCTCAGAACCTAACTGAAAAATATCCTAAGACCAGAAACTCAACAATAGATAGATCTGCGTTGGAATAAGCTTACTCACATCCCTATTCAAGGGTACAAGGGTTTGGGGGGAAGTATGAGGAGAGATTTAAAAGGGGATGTTGCAAAAATCACACTTAAAACTCCAGCAATCTGATGACAAGACAGTCCCATAAGAGTGTGTCATGtaacagagaagaaatataTCAATCTTGCCAAGGAAGCTGCCTAACCAGATTCTAGCCCCTAAGTCACAGTTATTGAATCATAACCCACAGTGGACTGGGACACAAAAGAACATGTTCTTTATGTTAGTCAAGATTTGATTGTAGGCTCTAGGCACTTGATGGTGAAGTGACAAGCACTACAGCCTTGTGTCTGCCATGAAAATTTTAAGACAATAGAACAAATTCCTCCTCCACAAAGTCCAATGGATCCTCTTTAGTGCTCCTTAGATAAAACATGGAAAGCATTAAGGCAACTGTAATACAAACAGTGGCACTACCTTTAAGTGGACAGGATCAGTAGCTCCTTTCAGTGTCTCTTTCTGCAATGTGGCAACAGTTGGTCGGTTGTACACTCTGTCTACAAGCTCTGGGACAGTATCCAGGTGAGTTGCAATATCAAACTCCTGAACTAGAAATACAAAGACATTTAGGAGTAAAGTCACATGGGCTCAGCAAACCTGACAAAGATGTAGCTTAAGAACAGTCAGTGATGAAAGGCTCAGCAAAATAGCTCCTGCACAACTGAGGTCTTATCTAGGAATCAAAACAGATTCCAGGGCACCTGGCTTACTATTCCTGGAAAAGAAGAATCTGGTTTTGTGACAACAGCATACAGAAGGCACCACATTATTTTAACCAGCCTACAATAAAACACCGAGGAATGGGTTTTCTCATCAAACCTTCTTTTTTGGTGTCGAAGAAGAAGAGGTGCTTGTTGCGACCCTTCCCCGCAGCACCCAGCAGATGGAGCTCCGACTTCAGCCTCTCGATTTTCTGCGGGGAAGAAAAGGGACTCGGGTTTGCCAAACATCCCTAGCAAGGTAAATAACGTCTCCCTGAAGTAAaattcctgtttgttttctcaAGCATACAAGCATCCAAATTCTTCCTTACTTTTTAATCTTTGACAATGCACCTAGTTTATATCTATGTCAGGTATTCACAGCCTCTCTTAAGAAAAGGTTAACGGTTCTTTCAGGTCCTACACAGCCAAATGGGTACAAATCAGTTACCAATGCTGTAAGTTATCTGTATGGCAAAGTAGGAACGATTATCATGATGAACTCACTAAGCAAAACCACGAAGGAAAATTCAAAGCTGACtttgtttcattcttttatCTGCAGTGATGTTTGTGGATCAACATCAAAGCATAAAACTCATTCAGAAGTGGACATTATTTCTGCTATTGCCTGCCTACCATAGTCAAATAACTCCCTTCTGTAACAATAATCTTTAATTCTTTATAAACATGAGAAGCAAGAGTATGATTTAATGTGTGGAATTTACATAAGAAATTGCTATGCATTATAATATCTGTCATTTCCAACGTTACATGAGTCAAACACAACAGCACACACCACCACTAccaaaacacaatgaaaaaagaacaaactggAAGAAATGAAGTGAGGTGTTACCTTGGATTCTGCCACTCGTTTCATTTCCACATATTTAATATCCTGTGTCCTCATTAATTTCATTTGTTCAGGGGTGACTTCATCCTTTGGCTGCTTTATTACATGTACTCCATCCTAAAACCAAACATAACATAGCACCTGTGGATAGACACCATTCAAGCTGGGCTCTAATAATAAGAGCCAAAGAACCTTTTCGTCCTTTGCCCCTCACTCTCTTAGATGCCATCCACAGGCACCAATCTGGTCATCTATTTACCAATtcataaagcaaaagaaaggtaGAAAACAGGACAAGATAGTATAACCCTTGCTTGAAGGCAATTTAGTTTCTCACCTGAAGCTCTGAATGGATCATTTTAAAGTAGAATTCATCAGGATTCTTGTCCAGAGCTTTCTTTTGAAGTGCTCTGAGggcattttgtttcttgtgatagtcactgaggaaaagaaacaagacaaaacaaaagttGTTCAGCAGTTTCTCCTTGTTCACACTCCCTAATGAGATGCTGAGTCCTTTAAAGTGATGCTCAGAGCTCTGAGAAGCAGGCAAGGCTTTATATACAGAGCTAGACACCAACAAGCGACCTCTGCTTTACAGTTTGTTCCTTTATAAAGCTGGAATGCTACATAACAATGTAAGAAAGGCAAGGGAAGCATGTTCACACATTCTGTAAAGCTTATTGAGCTGCTTAGGACTCCTAGATGTCCTCCAGAATCAGCTATCAAAGCTGGAATGTTACGATTGTAAGTTTTGTATTGATAAGGGTTTGGTGAGGCCTTTGCTTTCCACGTTCCCTTTCCCCTGACTCAGCCGCAGGGATATTTAACTCTCCGTGCACGCTGCATGCGGCTGAGCGATGGCGTGTGCCAACCGGCACCAGGCACACTGCCTCTTGCGCAATTCAGCACCGGATTTCCGAACCCTCTGCCTCCCGCAGCACTGCGGGGCAGGATCCGCTCCGGCCATGCGCAGAGGCCTCCCAGAGCACAGGCCTCCCAGAGCACAGGCCTCCCAGAGCACAGGCCTCCCAGAGCACAGGCCTCCCGGAGCCGGGGCCTCCCGGAGCCGGGGCCTCCCGGAGCCCGGGCCTCCCGGAGCCCGGGCCTCCCGGAGCCCGGGCCTCCCGGAGCACGGGCCTCCCGGAGCCGGGGCCTCCCGGAGCAGAGGCCTCCCGGAGCCGCGGCCTCCCGGAGCAGAGGCCTCCCGGAGCCGGGGCCTCCCGGAGCCGAGGCCGCCCGGAGCCGGGGCCTCCCGGAGCCGGGGCCTCCCGGAGCCGAGGCCGCCCGGAGCCGAGGCCTCCCGGAGCCGGGGCCTCCCGGAGCCGAGGCCGCCCGGAGCCGAGGCCTCCCAGAGCCGCGGCCGCCCAGAGCCGAGGCCGCCCAGAGCCGCGGCCTCCCAGAGCCGCGGccgccctcccctcccttcccctcccggCGGCCCGACTCACTTGGCGCGGAGCTTGTAgtccttcttcttctccagcaaGCCCAGCTTCTGCCGCGCCGCAGGCTaggaggaaaagcagggaaCAACATGTGCGGCCGTCAGTATCGGGGGTACGGCCGGCAGTATCGGGGGTACGGCCGGCAGTATCGGGGGTACGGCCGCCGGGGTACTGACCTGGGCCCGCTCGCGGTGCGGGCGCTGCCCCGACTTCGCAGCTTTCCTGAAGGCGGACGACATGGCGGCGGAGGACAGCGAACCGCGGCCTCCGCTCGCTTGACTCGGGTCTCTCCCCTCGATCCGATCCGATCGGGTCCGATCcggtgccgccgccgccgcgctgcgAAACGTCACGCGCCGGGCACGGGGCGGCGCCTCGAGGTCACCGGGCGCGCGCGCGGGGCTCGCCGGGTGGCGGCGGCGTCTCCATGGCGACGGCTGCTGCCGTTAAACCGCGTTAAACCGCGTTAAAGCGCTGGGCCGCACGCAGCCCGAGCTCACCCCGGCCCCCGGCGTCCGGCTGGACCGTGGGGACACTCAGTGCCGGCCTTGAGTTGCCGCTGGCACCTCCCGGGCTGCCGTTCGCGCTCGGAGGAGCTCGTCCGCAGCCTCCCGGTGCGCACAGCCCGGGTCCTGGACCGCAGAGCCTCGGTGGCCCGGTACGGCCGGGCACCCCCCGCGCGTTGCCGCCGTGAGGCTGGTTCCGAGCCCGCGGCTGTGCGCGGGGAGAGCAGCGGCGTGAGGGAGCCGGCGCTGACAGCAGGGGGAGCCGCAGGGCTGCGGCGGGTCCGCACCGGCACGGGCAGAGCTCCGCGGGGCTGCCGCTGCCCAGCGCCTGCAGCCGAAACCGGGGCTTTGCTGCGGGGTGGGACCCGGTGCTAGAGCGGCGCTCGCTCGGAGACAGAAAAGCCTGCAGCCCGCGGAGCCTGCCGCCGCTCCCGTCCGGCGGGCAGCCCTGCGCCTCGCCGGGCCGAGCAGCGGGGCAGCGCGGCGCCCGGCTCTGCGGTGGCTGCGCTCCGGGACGGCCTTCCCGGCACGGGAGCAAGCGGGGAGGCGGAGGGGTTAGCGCCGGCGCGGCCGCCTCGGGAAGGGGATTGCGCCGCCGCCTCACGGCGCACACGGGCAGCGTCCCGCTGCTGGCGGCGTAACCCGCCCCCGGAGCGACGGCTTGTGTGGGGCGGCCACCGGCCGGCCgagcccgccgccgcccccgggccggcccggcccagccccgaggccccgccccgggccgggccccgcgccgcgccgcgggcTGGGGAGCAGTGCTGCGCCGTGCCGAGCCTGCCCATCGCCGGGGCGAGCAGCGAGCGGGGGCGCGGCCCCGGGACGCCGACCAGGTGGGTCGGGCCGGGCCGGTCGGCGCCGAGCGGCAGCGCCGCGGTGGGACGGCGGGGCCGGGGAGGGAGCGCTGCAGGCGGGGGCTGGGGCTCGGCAGCGggagccgccgctgccgcccgctTCGGCCGTCTCAGCCCTGAACGGGTCAGGGCGGCGGGGGAGAGCGGGGCGGCTGGGAGCGGGCTGCCGCCGCGGTGGGTGTCGCTGGCGCTACCCGGGCATGGGGCATCCCCACGGGACCCCGGCTGGGTGTCGTTTGCCCGTTAGCCGGGGATGTGGCTCGCTCCGAGAGCTCCGGTCTGGTTCAGGAAGCGCAGTCTGCACCGttttctaataaaaacaaacccagaaatcTCTGGGCCGTGTCCCTCTCGCAGCCCGTGAAGTTGAGATGCTTAAGCTGTGCTTTATTACGAAAGCTCTGAAACTTTACACAACCAATAAAGTCGGAAATAAACCAAAAGCCCATGCGTGCTACAGAGGAATTTCCAACACATCCTAAATGGTTGCTATGTTTCCAGCGAATCCCAGAGCCACTATGGGGAGCGACTACTCAAAGCcttgctttttgtgtgtgttaaaCAAAGACTCAGAAGTCACCGTTTAAATCTTACTATGGAAAAACAGCTCGGCGTCTTTTCCCAGGTTTTTATTGTTTCACTGAACGCAGTTTTGTTTCAGGTTGTTGTGTTTTCTCGTGGGTAACGTGTTTATTTTGGTTGCTAGTGTTGTTGGTGTTTTGTACTTTGTGGTTAGCTTAATCACTTTTGACTCTTTCATGATAATTCATGGAGATGTGGAATCTTCTTTAGAGTTATCCTGAGTGCAGTCTGGTAGGAAGAGTTACTGCTGGCTCAAAGCTCGAGTGGATGGCTGGTGATGGTTCCTCATTTTCACAGTGCAGGCTTTGATACTGAGGTCTCTGGACTTACATTTGAATTCAACACATTCACTATTTCCCAGTTTTGAATATCATAAAGAAATCTTTCCAAAGTGTTCCAGGAGCACAGGGGAGGCCACTTTGGAGGAGGCCGAAGGCTCGAGGTATGTGTTGTGTGGTGAGACCAGGAAGAGCACAGGCAAGTTTCTTGTACTGTTCTGACTCCTCTACCAAGTGTTAGAAATCACTAAGCCTTCTAGCTGCTGTGAATTTGTGATTGTCAAATACTTGGCCAAAGTAATACTTTCCTGGTGTTCACAAAGGTGTCAAAGCTGCCTTTGTCAAACTGTGCTTTAACTTCCCGATAGGCAGGACAGTGGGAAGGGGCAGTCTGACATCTCTCCCTTCTTATTTTTGTgctattttcattccttttccgAGGATGGAGACCATATGGTTCTCTCCCTGGCTGCTTCCTTagaggcagagagttgtgagcGTTGCTTTAGTTCTTACCCAGCTGGGTCTGTAATTTTGTATACTTTAGTCTGGCGGCATAGCAGAGGAGACAAAAATACAGGCAATATAGTTAGTTGTGGGCACTAATTACAGTGAATGCTCTGCAGCATAAAGTATGTTTTGGAGTAAGAACTCCTTAAACCTGTGCACAGGGAGTGGTGGGGACACAGCAAGGGCAGGGTGGCGGTTGGAAATAGCCACAGTTCTCTAGCGGGAAGCCCTGTGAACACTTCCATGgtttcagctcctgcagtgctgcagtctCTTCATGTTGGATGTTTTGAGgtgccttttgaggttaaatcTATGCCTGCAGAGTAGCATCGGAAGAACTGAGCTGTGACTAGTGTACTGAGGGTCAGGCTGGTTCCTTAGACTTTGGGAGGACAGTAGGTCACCACCGTTCCCCGTGCAAGCTCTGCAGCCATCTGCAGCGTGTGTGCTGTCAGCTCTGCTTCCTGTTTGCTCTGCACTTCGTTTTCAAGCGGACTCTGACACAGCCACGCTGCCCAAGGACACAGCCAGCAGCTGGGGCTCCGAGATCCTCCTGGGGAGGAAGGGCAGGAGTCTCTTTCCTGTGGCATTGTGGTTGCCCTGATGGCAcgtgcttggggttttttggtgggtATGAGCCCTGTGTGGCTACAGGCACCATTGACTGGTCAGTAGGTTTCTGAGGGGTCTGAGCTCAGTGGTGCTCATTTGCATTTTGGACTTAGCTTTAAGACAAAAGTGAACCTTTAACTGATGAAGCCAGGAAAAACTTCTCTGCAGGCAGGTTACTGATATTCCCAGTGCACCAACTTTGTCAGGACTCGTGCTGTTGCCTGGTCTATGAGGTAAGATACTTTCAGCTGTGTTCCTAATTGCAGCTGAGCTGATGCTGTTCCGTGGCCTGCTGTTCCTTTGAAATCCCAGCAGGAAAATGGAATGAATTGATTACTCTTAGTGCTCAAGTGATTTCTCTCTGGAAGAGGACTTTTCTGGtaacacaacacacacacatttttcatGTCGTCCCACTGCTGTCTCTGTTCACATCTGTGGGGTTTTCACTCTCCTCAGCTTGTAGGAATGAGGTCATGCTTGAAGAGCCCTAATTGCAGCAGTAGGCTCTGGAGGAAGACATGAGTGTAAACCTCTTTTGCCTCTGCCTCACCTTTCATGGGAGAAAGTTTCCATAGACAAGGAAGGCGTTTATGGAAGACTGGGCACTGTCTGGCTGGTCTGAATAAAACCCAAACTTCACTGGACAAAAGCTTCAGAATTTCTTGCAATCATTCCAGTAAGAGAACCATTTCTCCTCTGTTGTTCAGCACTTGGTATCCCTGCTTGACATCCACTGTTCTTGTATTAACACCCACTGTGGAACACTCAGCTTGGTCTGGCAGGAAGGTGGCATGAGCATCATTTGCAGTTTTGCTCAGCATTCATCTCCAGAGTACAAACTGCTACGCCTCATTCCTTAGGGGATTTTTACTCTTTCTGTTAAAATAGGTGCCA
This DNA window, taken from Colius striatus isolate bColStr4 chromosome 24, bColStr4.1.hap1, whole genome shotgun sequence, encodes the following:
- the UTP11 gene encoding probable U3 small nucleolar RNA-associated protein 11, giving the protein MSSAFRKAAKSGQRPHRERAQPAARQKLGLLEKKKDYKLRANDYHKKQNALRALQKKALDKNPDEFYFKMIHSELQDGVHVIKQPKDEVTPEQMKLMRTQDIKYVEMKRVAESKKIERLKSELHLLGAAGKGRNKHLFFFDTKKEVQEFDIATHLDTVPELVDRVYNRPTVATLQKETLKGATDPVHLKKLAQQRKNQYDLLKQRIEREKAMFVVAQKIQTRKDLLDKTHKVKVKKETTTSPAIYKFKFQRKR